The proteins below are encoded in one region of Magnetospirillum sp. WYHS-4:
- the flgG gene encoding flagellar basal-body rod protein FlgG: MRSLSIAATGMLAQQKNVEVISNNLANMNTTGFMRRRTEFHDLLYQNYRRVGGTSSDAGTIVPAGVQIGLGVKMAAVYRIHEQGNLSATDNTFDMAIQGKGFFQVRLPSGETAYTRDGTFQLNAQGQVVTHDGYTVLPGITLPNNAIDVTINASGQVLAKIEGQVALQNVGQIQIATFPNEAGLQAIGDNLLLETPASGAATQGNPQATGFGSILQGFLETANVNAVEEISNLISAQRAYEMNSKVIKTSDEMMSTAGQLR, translated from the coding sequence ATGAGATCGCTCAGTATCGCCGCTACGGGGATGTTGGCCCAGCAGAAGAACGTCGAAGTCATTTCGAACAACCTGGCCAACATGAACACCACGGGCTTCATGCGGCGCCGGACGGAATTCCACGACCTGCTCTACCAGAATTACCGACGTGTCGGCGGGACCTCCTCCGATGCCGGCACCATCGTGCCGGCCGGCGTGCAGATCGGCCTGGGCGTCAAGATGGCCGCGGTCTACCGCATCCACGAGCAGGGCAACCTTTCGGCCACCGACAACACCTTCGACATGGCGATCCAAGGGAAGGGCTTCTTCCAGGTCCGCCTGCCTTCCGGCGAGACCGCCTACACGCGGGACGGCACGTTCCAGCTCAACGCCCAGGGACAAGTGGTCACCCACGACGGCTACACGGTGTTGCCCGGCATCACCCTGCCCAACAACGCCATCGACGTGACCATCAACGCCTCGGGTCAGGTACTGGCCAAGATCGAGGGTCAAGTCGCGCTGCAGAACGTCGGCCAGATCCAGATCGCCACCTTCCCCAACGAGGCCGGCTTGCAGGCCATCGGCGACAACCTCCTGCTCGAGACCCCGGCTTCCGGCGCCGCCACCCAGGGCAACCCGCAGGCCACCGGTTTCGGCTCGATCCTCCAGGGCTTCCTGGAAACCGCCAACGTCAATGCGGTGGAGGAAATCTCCAATCTGATCTCCGCCCAGCGTGCCTATGAAATGAACTCGAAGGTCATCAAGACCTCCGACGAAATGATGAGCACCGCGGGTCAGCTCCGCTAG